In Macadamia integrifolia cultivar HAES 741 chromosome 5, SCU_Mint_v3, whole genome shotgun sequence, a single window of DNA contains:
- the LOC122078424 gene encoding probable ribose-5-phosphate isomerase 2, producing MAIAFPRFVCSESSSIEEVIAASSSSSIPSPPPQPVFLTQDELKQIAAYKAVEFVESGMVLGLGTGSTAKYAVERIGELLQQGKLKNIVGIPTSKQTEEQALSVGIPLSDLDSHPTVDLAIDGADEVDPYLNLVKGRGGSLLREKMIEGACKKFVVIVDESKLVPYLGGSLLAMPVEIVPFCWKFTEERLRRLFQDSGSVTKLRTFKDSDEPFVTDNANYIVDLYFEKDIGDLNVASDLILRLPGVVEHGMFLNMATTVIVAGELGVTVKNK from the coding sequence ATGGCCATTGCTTTCCCTCGTTTCGTCTGCTCCGAGAGTTCTTCCATTGAGGAAGTTATCGCGGCTTCCTCTTCATCTTCGATTCCTTCACCACCTCCCCAACCTGTGTTTCTGACTCAGGATGAGTTGAAGCAAATTGCTGCCTATAAAGCTGTTGAGTTTGTTGAGTCAGGGATGGTTTTGGGACTCGGAACTGGGTCCACCGCCAAGTATGCTGTCGAGCGGATTGGCGAGCTTCTGCAGCAGGGGAAGTTGAAGAACATCGTTGGAATACCCACCTCCAAACAAACCGAGGAGCAGGCCTTGTCTGTGGGAATTCCTCTTTCGGATCTTGATTCGCATCCGACTGTTGATCTTGCTATTGATGGTGCGGATGAGGTTGATCCTTATCTCAATCTCGTCAAGGGCCGAGGTGGGTCCCTTCTCAGGGAGAAAATGATCGAGGGTGCGTGCAAGAAGTTCGTAGTTATTGTCGACGAGTCCAAGCTGGTACCTTATTTGGGTGGTAGCCTCCTTGCCATGCCGGTGGAGATTGTGCCCTTCTGCTGGAAGTTCACGGAGGAGCGGTTGCGGAGGTTGTTTCAAGATTCTGGTTCTGTTACCAAGCTCAGAACTTTCAAGGATAGTGATGAGCCGTTCGTGACTGATAATGCAAATTATATCGTGGACTTATACTTTGAGAAGGATATTGGGGATCTAAATGTTGCTAGTGATTTGATTCTGCGACTTCCAGGCGTTGTTGAGCATGGAATGTTTCTCAACATGGCCACCACTGTTATTGTTGCTGGCGAGCTTGGAGTCACGGTGAAGAACAAGTAG